The nucleotide sequence CAGGCGCTCTGGCCGTTCAAGGGCTGGATCGCCTACCGTCACCGGACGGCGGTGAACCAGTTGCTGGCGCTGGCGCGGGCCGACGTGGGCCTGCCCTGAGGCAGTGCCCCGCTACACGCCCAGGCAGCGATGCAGCCAGGCTGTGTCCAGATGCGCCACCACCATGTCGGCCAGCCGGTCGAGCTGTTGTTCGCGGTGGGCGCGGTAATCCGGCGCCGCCACCCCGCGCAGGCCAAGCCGCGACAGTAACGCCGCACAGGCATCCGGCGTATCGAACAGCCCGTGCATGTAGGTGCCGAACACCTGCCCGTCCTCACTCACCGCACCGTCGTCATGGCCCGCGTCGGTACGCATCAGCGGACGCGCCAGCGCAACGCCCGCACTGACGCCGTTGTGAATTTCGTAGCCGGCAAACGGCACGCCTTCCGGCAGGATCAGGCCGGTGACCTGGCGCAGCTGTTTGCCCGCGACCATCCGCGTGCGCACCGGCAACAGCCCGAGCCCCGGCGTGCTGCCGGCAGCCCCTTCCAGCCCGTCCGGGTCATCCACACTCTCGCCCAGCATCTGGAAACCACCGCAAATTCCCAGCACACGCCCGCCGTAGCGCAGATGACGCCGGATGATCTCCTCCCAGCCCTGCGCACGCAGCCAGTCCAGGTCCGCGCGCGTGTGCTTGCTGCCCGGCAGGATAATCACGTCCGCCGGCGGCACCGGCTGGTCCGGGCCGACGAAGGTGAGCGCCACCTGCGGGTGCAGACGCAACGCATCAAAATCGGTGTGGTTGCTGATGCGGGGCAAGACCGGCACCACCACTCTCAATGCCCCGGCACCGGCCTCTGTCATCGGCAGGCCGATGCTGTCTTCTGCATCCAGCAACAGCCCGTGCAGATACGGCAGCACCCCCAGCACCGGCTTGCCGGTGCGCGCGGTGAGCCAGTCCAGCCCGCTGGTCAGCAACGACAGGTCGCCACGAAAACGGTTGATGATAAAACCGAGCGTGCGTGCCTGTTCTGACGCGGACAGCAGTGCCAGCGTGCCAACAAGTTGTGCGAAGACGCCGCCGCGATCAATGTCACCCACCAGCAACACCGGGCAATCGGCCATTTCCGCAAAGCCCATATTGGCGATGTCGTTGTCGCGCAGATTGATTTCTGCCGGGCTGCCGGCCCCTTCGGCAATGATCACGTCATAACGTGAGGACAACGCCTGCCAGGCCTCACGCACGGCGTGCATCGCCTCGCGTTTATAGGCGTGATAATCCAGCGCCTGCATGTTGCCGACCACCTGCCCGCGCAGAATCACCTGAGCACCACAA is from Isoalcanivorax pacificus W11-5 and encodes:
- a CDS encoding cobyric acid synthase; this translates as MPTLMIQGTTSDAGKSTVVAALCRYLARQGVSVAPFKPQNMALNSAVTEDGGEIGRSTALQALACGISPHSDMNPVLLKPQTDCGAQVILRGQVVGNMQALDYHAYKREAMHAVREAWQALSSRYDVIIAEGAGSPAEINLRDNDIANMGFAEMADCPVLLVGDIDRGGVFAQLVGTLALLSASEQARTLGFIINRFRGDLSLLTSGLDWLTARTGKPVLGVLPYLHGLLLDAEDSIGLPMTEAGAGALRVVVPVLPRISNHTDFDALRLHPQVALTFVGPDQPVPPADVIILPGSKHTRADLDWLRAQGWEEIIRRHLRYGGRVLGICGGFQMLGESVDDPDGLEGAAGSTPGLGLLPVRTRMVAGKQLRQVTGLILPEGVPFAGYEIHNGVSAGVALARPLMRTDAGHDDGAVSEDGQVFGTYMHGLFDTPDACAALLSRLGLRGVAAPDYRAHREQQLDRLADMVVAHLDTAWLHRCLGV